In the genome of Bacillus sp. S3, one region contains:
- a CDS encoding ferric reductase-like transmembrane domain-containing protein — protein MFEWFLIRATGTVAYLLLYLSVIIGLYSQVQKKRKQKVTITLFLHESLSNWALYLVLVHVGLLLIDTYISFQWYEVLIPFNTNYKPLPMAMGALSLYFLSITVVTSKARKKLGYQKWRKLHALNPILYILVTLHGLFIGTDFQGNILAVINIIPLILMGVMLQRQEQKQSAIK, from the coding sequence ATGTTTGAATGGTTTTTGATTCGAGCGACAGGTACAGTTGCTTATCTATTACTATACTTATCAGTCATCATTGGATTGTACTCGCAAGTCCAGAAAAAGCGGAAACAGAAGGTTACAATAACGTTATTTTTACACGAATCATTGTCAAATTGGGCGCTTTATCTTGTCCTTGTGCATGTCGGACTCTTACTGATCGATACGTATATTTCGTTCCAATGGTATGAGGTCCTCATTCCGTTTAACACCAACTATAAACCATTACCTATGGCAATGGGTGCTTTATCGTTGTACTTTTTAAGCATCACGGTTGTAACCTCAAAGGCACGGAAAAAGCTTGGCTATCAAAAATGGCGAAAATTACATGCATTGAACCCCATTCTTTATATATTGGTTACATTACACGGTCTATTTATCGGGACAGACTTTCAAGGAAATATCCTTGCAGTGATAAACATTATTCCATTAATTTTGATGGGAGTTATGCTGCAAAGACAGGAGCAGAAACAAAGCGCAATAAAATAA
- a CDS encoding Fe(3+) ABC transporter substrate-binding protein, which translates to MKLSKLVKPLLASTLLTIGLAGCGASQGNSDSEKTAANPKKSENQIVNVYTARHYEADDEVYKKFTEKTGIKVNVVKAEAEELIERLKREGESTQADLFITVDGGVLANAKNNGVLQPVTSKIIDKNVPENLRDKENNWVGIATRARVIVYSKERVSPDQLSTYEDLTDKKWKGKVLARSSTSLYNQSLLASFIELNGEKKAEEWASGIVQNFARQPDGGDRDQAKAIAAGTGDVAIMNTYYVGLLVNSADPEEAKVGSNIGVFFPNQETTGTHINISGIGLTKYSKNKDNAIKLVEYMTGTEAQEYLSANNYEFPVNPEAKKPELLQSWGDFKSQKLNFDTLGEHNHKAIEIFNKTGWK; encoded by the coding sequence ATGAAATTATCAAAATTAGTTAAACCTTTGCTCGCCAGTACACTCCTGACTATTGGCCTTGCTGGTTGTGGAGCAAGCCAGGGTAACTCGGATTCGGAGAAAACAGCAGCAAATCCGAAGAAATCAGAAAACCAGATTGTCAATGTCTATACAGCTAGACATTATGAGGCAGATGATGAAGTGTACAAAAAATTTACTGAAAAAACAGGAATTAAAGTTAATGTGGTAAAAGCTGAGGCAGAAGAGTTAATTGAACGTTTAAAGCGTGAAGGAGAAAGCACGCAAGCAGATTTATTTATTACAGTCGATGGCGGCGTGTTAGCGAATGCTAAGAATAATGGCGTACTACAGCCCGTAACCTCTAAAATAATTGATAAAAATGTACCTGAAAATTTAAGAGATAAAGAGAATAACTGGGTGGGAATCGCTACAAGAGCCCGGGTGATTGTATATTCAAAGGAACGGGTGTCTCCTGACCAGCTATCTACATACGAGGATTTAACCGACAAGAAGTGGAAGGGCAAAGTACTAGCCCGTTCATCAACAAGCCTATATAACCAATCACTGTTAGCTTCCTTTATCGAGTTAAATGGCGAGAAGAAGGCGGAAGAATGGGCTAGTGGAATCGTACAAAACTTTGCGCGCCAGCCAGATGGCGGTGACCGTGATCAGGCAAAAGCAATTGCTGCCGGGACGGGTGATGTGGCAATTATGAACACATACTATGTGGGATTACTAGTTAACTCAGCAGATCCTGAAGAAGCAAAAGTAGGCAGTAATATCGGCGTCTTCTTCCCGAACCAAGAAACAACTGGGACACATATTAATATCAGTGGAATTGGTCTAACGAAATATAGCAAGAATAAAGATAATGCAATTAAGCTAGTGGAGTATATGACTGGTACGGAGGCGCAGGAATATCTATCAGCAAATAACTATGAGTTCCCAGTCAATCCAGAAGCAAAGAAACCGGAACTATTGCAATCTTGGGGTGACTTCAAAAGCCAAAAGCTTAACTTTGATACTTTAGGAGAACATAACCATAAGGCAATCGAAATATTTAATAAAACAGGCTGGAAGTAA
- a CDS encoding rhodanese-like domain-containing protein, whose protein sequence is MEEIQTITPEELQKKLEAGEKLELVDVREDEEVAAGMIPEAKHIRMGDIPANLNYFDKDKEYIFICRSSARSGNVCHYLQEQGYKVRNMVGGMLNWTGEVQ, encoded by the coding sequence ATGGAAGAAATTCAAACAATTACACCAGAAGAATTACAAAAGAAGCTTGAGGCAGGGGAAAAACTTGAGCTTGTAGACGTTAGGGAAGATGAAGAAGTAGCAGCAGGGATGATTCCTGAGGCAAAGCATATTCGCATGGGCGATATTCCTGCTAACCTTAATTATTTTGATAAGGATAAAGAATATATCTTTATCTGCCGCTCTAGCGCTCGCAGCGGGAATGTTTGTCATTACCTCCAGGAACAAGGCTATAAAGTTCGCAACATGGTAGGCGGCATGTTGAATTGGACTGGTGAAGTTCAATAA
- a CDS encoding ABC transporter ATP-binding protein: MKVLDIQGLTFSFSRGAAPVINDFSFSINKGEMVGVLGQSGSGKSTLLRLIAGLELPEKGSINIAGIPVVNKGLFVQPEDRGVGMVFQDYALFPHMTVKDNILFGLSRMPRKDRKSRLNEMLELVHMEDYEKRYPHELSGGQQQRIALARALAPKPKLMLMDEPFSNLDADLKESIREELRSILKKANMTCVMVTHDRSDADAICDRSIFIGQPIVKKTSFNERAAR, encoded by the coding sequence ATGAAGGTTTTAGACATTCAAGGTCTTACTTTTTCGTTTTCACGCGGAGCGGCACCAGTGATTAACGATTTTTCCTTTTCGATTAATAAAGGGGAAATGGTCGGTGTCCTCGGGCAAAGCGGAAGTGGGAAAAGTACGTTGCTGCGTTTAATTGCCGGGCTGGAATTGCCAGAAAAGGGTAGTATAAATATTGCCGGCATTCCTGTCGTTAATAAGGGATTATTTGTTCAGCCTGAAGACAGGGGAGTTGGGATGGTGTTTCAGGATTATGCCTTATTTCCGCATATGACGGTTAAGGACAATATCTTATTTGGCTTGTCTCGCATGCCTCGGAAAGACCGAAAGTCACGCCTGAATGAAATGCTTGAGCTTGTTCATATGGAAGACTATGAAAAAAGATATCCTCATGAGTTAAGCGGTGGACAGCAGCAAAGAATTGCCCTTGCAAGAGCACTTGCTCCCAAGCCTAAATTAATGTTAATGGATGAACCATTCAGCAATCTGGATGCAGATTTAAAAGAATCAATTCGCGAGGAATTACGCTCTATTTTGAAAAAAGCAAACATGACCTGCGTAATGGTAACGCACGACCGCAGTGACGCTGATGCGATTTGCGACCGAAGCATCTTCATAGGGCAGCCTATTGTAAAAAAAACTTCATTTAACGAAAGAGCTGCAAGGTAG
- a CDS encoding ABC transporter permease: protein MKTEFIRRYVQKELNGWWIISIIGAAVILLPILFVFFSLFQEPNENWFQIRQYLLKNYIFNTIVLVGATGILTAFLGITLAWLTAVYQFPLRKFFRWGLMLPLAIPPYIAAYTYRTMLSYTGVIQTTLRNQYDYQINPELLSISSIRGAIFIFTLFLFPYVYIIARAFLESQSSSYMENARLLGRKPVSIFLKIILPLSRPAVVGGVILVIYEVLSDYGVTSYFGIHTITTAIFQTWFGMYDVDTAMRLAAWLMVVVVGMFLVEKLLRKRRRYHLSNKSRPFVPMKLKGLPAAAAFTYCAAVFALGFLIPLLQLISWARLTFEKVWSSSFITLFNQTVYVAAISTAIILIFSVIVANICRSKTSFSYLLSKWVTSGYSVPGAIIAIGVLAVFITLDKWLAPVYSLMGLGTAPLVLSMSLFMLIAGYTIRFMATGFNAVEVGFEKVGTKYTEASRLLGHGMTKSFFKVDLPLIKGALFSGFILTFVEICKELPLVLLLRPFNFETLATKTFQYAKDEMIHEASISSLMIIGISVLSVIVFHIIDKRVE, encoded by the coding sequence ATGAAAACTGAGTTTATAAGGCGTTACGTTCAAAAAGAGCTTAATGGCTGGTGGATCATTAGTATCATTGGGGCGGCAGTCATCCTGCTGCCCATCCTGTTTGTGTTCTTTTCGCTTTTTCAAGAACCAAACGAAAACTGGTTTCAAATCCGCCAATACTTATTGAAAAACTATATTTTTAATACAATCGTTCTTGTGGGCGCAACGGGAATTTTGACAGCTTTTTTAGGAATTACCTTGGCATGGCTAACAGCAGTATATCAATTTCCTCTTCGGAAATTTTTTCGCTGGGGGCTGATGCTGCCTCTTGCAATACCGCCTTATATTGCCGCCTATACTTACAGGACAATGCTCAGTTATACTGGAGTGATTCAAACTACCCTGAGAAATCAATATGATTATCAGATTAATCCTGAGTTGTTATCGATTTCATCCATTCGCGGTGCGATTTTCATTTTCACTTTGTTTCTGTTTCCGTATGTATACATTATAGCGAGAGCATTTCTAGAAAGCCAAAGCTCATCCTATATGGAAAATGCCAGACTTCTGGGCAGAAAGCCAGTGTCTATTTTTCTAAAAATAATTCTTCCATTGTCCCGCCCTGCTGTTGTCGGCGGGGTGATCTTAGTGATTTATGAAGTGCTGAGTGATTACGGAGTCACCAGCTATTTTGGCATTCATACGATAACAACCGCGATTTTTCAAACATGGTTTGGAATGTATGACGTTGATACAGCGATGAGACTTGCCGCGTGGCTTATGGTAGTCGTGGTTGGAATGTTTCTAGTCGAAAAGCTTCTGAGAAAACGCAGGCGCTATCATTTAAGCAATAAATCGAGGCCGTTTGTACCGATGAAATTGAAAGGATTGCCCGCTGCGGCTGCTTTTACGTATTGTGCAGCAGTGTTTGCATTAGGATTCCTTATCCCGCTGCTTCAGTTAATATCGTGGGCAAGGCTGACATTTGAAAAAGTTTGGAGCAGCTCCTTCATCACCTTGTTCAATCAAACCGTTTATGTGGCTGCAATATCGACCGCCATTATCTTGATTTTTTCTGTTATTGTCGCAAATATTTGCCGCTCTAAAACGTCTTTTTCCTATCTATTATCAAAATGGGTCACCTCCGGCTATTCGGTACCGGGTGCGATTATCGCAATAGGTGTCCTTGCAGTCTTTATCACACTTGATAAATGGCTTGCCCCGGTATATTCTTTAATGGGACTGGGAACTGCCCCGCTTGTGTTAAGTATGTCTTTGTTCATGCTGATTGCCGGATATACGATTCGGTTTATGGCAACCGGTTTTAATGCGGTTGAAGTCGGTTTTGAAAAAGTTGGTACAAAATACACCGAGGCTTCAAGGCTTCTTGGCCACGGGATGACCAAATCATTTTTTAAAGTCGATTTACCGTTAATCAAGGGTGCCTTGTTTAGCGGGTTCATTTTAACATTCGTCGAAATTTGCAAGGAATTACCTCTAGTTTTATTGTTACGGCCATTTAATTTTGAAACATTAGCAACAAAGACTTTTCAATATGCAAAAGACGAGATGATCCATGAGGCCTCTATTTCATCTCTGATGATCATCGGCATAAGTGTATTGTCAGTAATCGTCTTTCATATAATCGATAAGAGGGTGGAGTAA
- a CDS encoding polysaccharide biosynthesis protein has product MQSKLLRGTFILTLGTILSKVIGLIYVIPFFQIVGREGTTLYQFSYVPYTIFISIATAGVPLAVSKFISKYNALEEYAVGRKLFKSGLVIMLATGVMAFLIMYLAAPTLAEMSVGDKKANLDNVTTVMRAVSFALIVVPFMSLIRGFFQGHQSMGPSALSQVVEQIVRIAFTLLGAFAVLHIFNGKMVTAVSVATFAAFIGAIGGLIVLFWYWYKRKPYLDELLSHDKGTIDISLKDIYKEILIYAFPFVLVGIANPLFQAIDQFTFSQAMEEIGKKKFAEAFFSILNFESHKIVIIPVSLATGFSLTLVPSITRAFVEGEGASLNRQLNQTFQVLLFLTLPAAIGLSLLAEPVYTAFYQHDLIGTEVLRAYAPVAILFSLYSVTAAILQGINEQRFTVLSLLVGLLIKLTLNIPLIKLLETRGAVLATTIGYVAAILINFIVIKTYARYPFRLVWRRSLLIVIFAGFMWVGTELMYKLLLLFLSPSSKIESVLIIIICAAVGAGIYFYLGLKSGLASRLFGEKLDRLLVKLKLSKRRGTA; this is encoded by the coding sequence ATGCAATCTAAGCTTTTAAGAGGAACCTTTATTTTAACGCTGGGTACCATTTTATCAAAGGTGATTGGCTTAATTTACGTTATTCCATTTTTTCAAATTGTCGGCAGGGAAGGGACAACGCTTTATCAATTCTCCTATGTTCCTTATACCATTTTTATTAGTATAGCAACAGCAGGAGTCCCGCTTGCCGTTTCAAAATTTATTTCAAAATATAATGCCCTTGAGGAATATGCCGTCGGCAGGAAGTTGTTTAAATCCGGCTTAGTGATCATGCTGGCAACAGGGGTAATGGCCTTTTTGATTATGTATCTTGCGGCACCGACATTAGCGGAAATGAGTGTGGGTGATAAGAAGGCAAATTTAGATAATGTCACAACGGTTATGCGGGCTGTCAGCTTTGCGTTAATTGTTGTTCCATTTATGAGTCTCATTAGAGGATTCTTTCAAGGGCACCAATCGATGGGCCCTTCTGCACTTTCACAAGTCGTGGAGCAAATTGTCAGGATTGCGTTTACCCTTTTGGGGGCCTTCGCCGTCTTGCATATTTTTAATGGAAAAATGGTAACGGCTGTAAGTGTGGCTACGTTCGCTGCCTTTATTGGTGCCATTGGCGGATTAATCGTATTATTTTGGTATTGGTATAAACGAAAACCGTATTTAGACGAACTGCTATCACATGATAAGGGCACAATTGATATCTCCCTTAAGGATATTTATAAGGAAATTCTTATTTATGCTTTTCCGTTCGTGTTAGTTGGAATAGCTAATCCTTTGTTCCAGGCAATTGATCAATTCACCTTTAGCCAGGCGATGGAGGAAATTGGGAAAAAGAAATTTGCGGAAGCTTTCTTCTCTATTTTGAATTTTGAATCCCACAAAATTGTCATTATCCCAGTTTCTCTGGCAACAGGTTTTTCGTTAACACTTGTACCAAGTATAACGAGAGCCTTCGTTGAGGGAGAGGGAGCAAGCCTAAACCGCCAGTTAAATCAGACCTTTCAGGTACTGCTATTTTTAACATTGCCTGCAGCTATCGGTCTTTCGTTGTTGGCAGAACCTGTCTATACGGCATTTTATCAGCATGATTTAATAGGTACTGAAGTATTAAGGGCATACGCACCTGTAGCCATTCTATTTTCCTTATATTCTGTCACCGCAGCTATATTACAAGGAATCAACGAACAACGGTTTACGGTGTTAAGTTTACTTGTAGGATTATTAATTAAATTAACTCTAAATATTCCGTTAATAAAATTGCTGGAAACACGAGGAGCGGTATTGGCAACGACAATTGGATATGTTGCAGCCATTCTCATCAACTTTATTGTGATTAAGACATATGCCCGTTATCCATTCCGCCTCGTTTGGAGAAGGAGCCTGCTAATTGTCATTTTTGCTGGATTCATGTGGGTGGGTACAGAATTAATGTATAAACTATTATTGTTATTCCTTTCTCCTTCATCAAAGATTGAGTCTGTGCTAATAATCATCATTTGTGCCGCTGTCGGCGCCGGAATTTATTTTTATCTTGGTTTAAAATCGGGGCTTGCCTCCCGCTTATTTGGGGAAAAGCTTGACAGGTTATTGGTAAAATTAAAGCTTTCTAAAAGGAGGGGAACGGCGTGA
- a CDS encoding IS1182 family transposase: MLTKNTQMNRDQLEMITLEQLVPENHLVRKVEAAIDFSFIYPLVQEMYSAERGRPSIDPVVLIKMAFIQYMFGIRSMRKTIEEIETNLAYRWFLGYGFHDKVPHFSTFGKNYERRFKDTDLFEQIFYRILKQAAEKKLVSSEHVFIDSTHVKASANKRKFEKKVVRKETKAYQERLQQEINGDREEHGKKPFPPDKFEKEETKEIKESTTDPESGYYVKDERTKQFAYSFHAAADKNGFVLGAIVTPGNVHDSTMLEPLLEKVIENSRKPAAVAADAGYKTPAIAQYLIENEIRPALPYTRPRTKEGYLKKNDFVYDEHYDCYLCPGGQELKYSTTTKEGYRQYFSNPAHCKECPFLSQCTQSKNHQKLLQRHVWEEYLEEAEHLRHTDENKIIYARRKETIERVFADAKEKHGMRWTTLRGLKKLSMQAMLTFAAMNLKKMANWTWVNPTMV; encoded by the coding sequence ATGCTAACGAAAAATACTCAGATGAATCGGGATCAATTAGAAATGATAACTCTTGAACAGTTAGTCCCGGAGAACCATTTGGTCCGAAAAGTTGAAGCTGCTATAGATTTTTCATTTATATATCCTCTTGTTCAAGAGATGTACTCTGCTGAACGAGGACGTCCAAGTATCGATCCTGTTGTATTAATTAAGATGGCATTTATTCAATATATGTTCGGTATTCGCTCGATGCGAAAAACGATAGAAGAAATTGAAACGAACCTAGCTTATCGTTGGTTTCTTGGGTATGGATTCCATGATAAGGTGCCTCACTTCTCCACTTTCGGTAAAAACTATGAACGCCGATTTAAGGATACAGACTTATTTGAACAGATATTTTACAGAATTCTAAAGCAGGCAGCCGAAAAGAAACTGGTAAGTAGCGAACACGTTTTTATTGATTCTACGCACGTGAAGGCAAGTGCAAATAAGCGTAAATTTGAGAAAAAGGTAGTTCGTAAGGAAACGAAAGCATATCAAGAACGTCTCCAACAAGAAATCAATGGTGATCGTGAAGAACATGGGAAAAAGCCTTTCCCACCTGACAAATTTGAAAAGGAAGAAACGAAGGAAATCAAGGAAAGTACCACGGACCCAGAAAGTGGGTATTACGTGAAGGACGAGCGGACGAAGCAATTTGCCTATTCTTTTCATGCAGCTGCCGATAAAAATGGCTTTGTCCTAGGCGCGATTGTCACCCCTGGTAATGTTCATGATAGTACGATGTTAGAGCCTCTTCTTGAAAAAGTCATAGAGAACTCAAGGAAACCTGCTGCTGTTGCTGCTGACGCTGGATACAAAACACCTGCAATTGCTCAATACTTAATTGAAAATGAGATTCGCCCTGCTTTACCTTATACCCGCCCTCGTACAAAAGAAGGTTATTTGAAAAAGAACGATTTTGTTTATGATGAGCACTATGATTGCTACCTTTGTCCGGGAGGACAAGAGTTAAAATATAGCACGACAACGAAGGAAGGATACCGGCAGTATTTTTCGAATCCAGCTCATTGTAAAGAGTGCCCGTTTTTATCCCAATGTACACAAAGTAAAAACCATCAAAAGCTACTTCAACGGCATGTTTGGGAAGAGTATCTTGAGGAAGCTGAACACCTTCGGCATACAGACGAAAATAAAATAATCTACGCTCGACGCAAAGAAACGATTGAACGTGTATTTGCAGATGCGAAAGAGAAGCATGGGATGCGATGGACAACTTTAAGGGGACTTAAAAAATTGTCTATGCAGGCGATGCTTACTTTTGCTGCCATGAATTTAAAGAAGATGGCAAACTGGACTTGGGTTAATCCAACAATGGTATAA
- a CDS encoding FAD:protein FMN transferase → MYQYNFHSMSTIVQISISHELYANDLMPIYKQFSMIEDTCSRFRADSELSRMNQQVGKEVPVSSEMFSILTKAYQFYLETDGVFNPSVLDALENNGYEKSIEFIRDREIELPTRSSVAFHTQPYTLNEELQTVSLHSKIDLGGIAKCWVIDQSAQLLNKIGYGFINVGGDIRIFGNLPRPLNIGIEDPFGKTNMISSIKVENGAVATSTSMKRKWRVNGEWKHHLIDTRTGNPSESTIVSSTITAPTALEADVWAKTILFLGEKDGPEWIKEKGTHAVLINKYGDVWRGGE, encoded by the coding sequence ATGTATCAATACAACTTCCATTCCATGAGCACGATTGTGCAAATTTCGATTAGTCATGAACTATATGCCAATGATTTGATGCCCATCTATAAACAGTTTTCAATGATAGAGGATACGTGCAGCAGGTTTCGTGCCGATAGCGAGCTATCACGAATGAATCAACAAGTTGGAAAAGAAGTACCTGTATCTAGCGAAATGTTTTCCATTCTCACAAAGGCATATCAGTTTTATTTGGAAACAGATGGCGTTTTTAATCCAAGTGTGTTAGATGCTCTCGAAAACAATGGGTATGAAAAATCTATCGAATTCATTAGGGATCGTGAAATTGAATTACCGACACGTTCCTCCGTTGCTTTCCATACACAACCATATACGCTTAATGAAGAATTACAGACTGTTAGTTTACATTCAAAAATTGATCTTGGTGGCATTGCCAAGTGCTGGGTCATCGATCAATCCGCTCAGTTGTTAAATAAGATTGGCTATGGATTTATCAATGTTGGCGGTGATATTCGGATTTTTGGTAATTTGCCCCGGCCATTAAACATCGGGATTGAGGATCCTTTTGGAAAAACAAATATGATTTCTTCAATTAAGGTGGAAAATGGTGCGGTCGCAACATCCACTTCAATGAAACGAAAATGGCGTGTGAATGGTGAATGGAAGCACCATTTAATTGACACAAGAACAGGAAATCCATCTGAAAGCACGATTGTTTCATCAACAATTACCGCACCAACCGCATTAGAAGCCGATGTTTGGGCAAAAACAATTCTTTTTTTAGGCGAAAAGGATGGCCCCGAATGGATAAAGGAAAAAGGCACTCATGCCGTTTTAATCAATAAATACGGAGATGTTTGGAGAGGAGGCGAGTAA
- a CDS encoding NAD(P)/FAD-dependent oxidoreductase, translating to MEYDVIVIGGGPSGLMAAIAAGEKGVKVLLIDKGDKLGRKLAISGGGRCNVTNRLPIEEIIKHLPGNGKFLYSAFSIFSNEDIIAFFEKLGVELKEEDHGRMFPVSNKAQSVVDVLLEQLEKFRVKVFQNSPVADVMYKDGHVSGVLLKDGQEISAKSIVIAVGGKSVPHTGSTGDGYAWAEKAGHTITDLFPTEVPVTSNEPFIKDKTLQGLSLRDINLSVMNPKGKPIITHRMDMLFTHFGISGPAVLRCSQFVVKAMKKWKLKEVTMSLDVLPDKREEEIFQEIVKLVKNEPKRSIKNTLKGLVPERYLLFLLENSGIDPAEQGGTISNEKIRSFTKSCKQFLIKVNGTLPLDKAFVTGGGVSVKEIEPQTMGSKLMNGLYFCGEILDVHGYTGGYNITSALVTGRLAGTNSALTSKNRA from the coding sequence ATGGAATACGATGTTATTGTTATCGGCGGCGGCCCATCCGGATTAATGGCGGCCATTGCTGCTGGTGAAAAAGGTGTGAAGGTGCTGTTAATTGATAAAGGAGACAAGCTTGGACGGAAGCTTGCCATTTCGGGCGGCGGCCGCTGCAATGTTACCAATCGCCTGCCGATTGAAGAAATTATTAAACACCTTCCGGGAAACGGAAAGTTTTTATATAGTGCCTTTTCGATTTTTAGTAATGAAGATATCATCGCATTTTTCGAAAAACTGGGAGTTGAATTAAAGGAAGAGGATCATGGGAGGATGTTCCCGGTGTCGAACAAAGCCCAATCGGTTGTCGATGTGCTTTTAGAACAATTGGAGAAATTCCGAGTAAAAGTCTTCCAAAACAGTCCCGTTGCTGATGTCATGTATAAAGATGGTCATGTTTCTGGCGTTTTGTTAAAGGATGGGCAAGAAATTAGCGCAAAATCGATTGTCATTGCAGTCGGCGGAAAGTCCGTCCCACATACAGGCTCGACAGGTGATGGCTATGCATGGGCAGAAAAAGCGGGACACACGATTACAGATTTATTCCCAACGGAAGTCCCTGTTACCTCTAATGAACCCTTTATTAAAGATAAAACACTTCAAGGACTTTCATTACGAGACATTAACTTATCCGTGATGAATCCTAAAGGCAAGCCAATTATCACGCATCGAATGGATATGCTGTTTACTCATTTTGGCATCAGCGGGCCGGCCGTTCTTCGCTGCAGTCAGTTTGTTGTCAAAGCGATGAAAAAGTGGAAGCTTAAAGAAGTGACGATGAGCCTCGATGTTCTGCCTGACAAACGAGAAGAAGAGATTTTTCAAGAAATCGTCAAGCTTGTAAAAAATGAGCCTAAAAGAAGTATCAAAAATACGCTAAAAGGACTGGTCCCAGAGCGATATCTTCTCTTTTTATTAGAAAATAGCGGGATTGACCCAGCTGAACAGGGTGGCACGATTTCAAATGAAAAAATTCGCAGTTTTACAAAAAGCTGCAAGCAGTTTCTTATTAAAGTAAATGGCACCCTGCCGCTCGATAAAGCATTTGTGACAGGGGGCGGTGTATCTGTTAAAGAAATCGAACCACAAACAATGGGTTCAAAATTAATGAATGGGCTGTATTTCTGCGGGGAGATTCTTGATGTCCACGGTTATACTGGCGGATATAATATCACCTCTGCCCTTGTGACTGGCAGACTTGCCGGGACGAATTCTGCCCTAACTTCAAAAAATCGGGCCTGA
- a CDS encoding sporulation protein Cse60 yields the protein MIQVKLFDREHEKDLEKEMNRFLRGIDEKSLLDIKYNVAAMAEEEEEEQIYCFSAMIIYKA from the coding sequence GTGATACAGGTTAAACTATTTGATCGGGAGCATGAAAAGGATTTGGAAAAGGAAATGAATCGGTTTTTAAGAGGGATTGATGAAAAAAGTCTTTTAGATATTAAATATAATGTTGCTGCGATGGCTGAAGAGGAAGAAGAAGAGCAGATATATTGTTTTTCAGCGATGATTATTTACAAGGCCTGA